The following coding sequences are from one Leptospira mayottensis 200901116 window:
- a CDS encoding NUDIX hydrolase: protein MRFDFQSLKNRLAVPQKIFTGIPTPPIGEEKSKASSVILPIYEKENSAQGIILQKRNSNLKAHPGQISFPGGAYSKTDKNLLGTALREWEEEMGESSSVLEVLGEYDGLFTHTGFHISPFIARYNGSFLFNTNPEEVERSILLDLNRLETAPFYSIRIRRSGAKEIEIYYFDLEEELLWGVTGRIIVNLLRDYANFEREPILTEPNLSSPPFFDPARKFFRKN from the coding sequence ATGAGATTTGATTTTCAATCGCTCAAAAATCGACTTGCAGTTCCTCAGAAAATTTTTACCGGAATTCCAACTCCGCCGATCGGAGAAGAAAAGTCCAAGGCTTCATCCGTTATTCTTCCTATTTATGAAAAGGAAAATTCGGCACAGGGCATTATTCTACAAAAAAGAAATTCCAATTTAAAAGCGCACCCTGGACAAATTTCCTTTCCCGGAGGAGCTTATTCCAAAACGGATAAAAATCTTTTGGGCACTGCTCTAAGAGAATGGGAAGAAGAAATGGGAGAATCCAGTTCTGTTCTGGAAGTTTTAGGAGAATATGACGGACTTTTTACTCATACCGGATTTCATATTTCTCCCTTCATTGCACGTTACAACGGGTCGTTTCTGTTCAACACAAATCCGGAAGAAGTAGAACGTTCTATCCTTTTGGATCTCAATCGCCTGGAAACGGCTCCGTTTTATTCCATTCGAATTCGGAGATCGGGGGCGAAAGAAATTGAAATTTATTACTTCGACCTCGAAGAAGAATTACTCTGGGGAGTCACTGGAAGAATCATAGTAAACCTTCTGAGAGACTACGCAAATTTTGAAAGGGAACCTATCTTAACGGAACCGAATTTAAGTAGCCCTCCTTTTTTCGATCCCGCTCGTAAATTTTTTCGAAAAAATTAA
- a CDS encoding ribonuclease D: MQINSDYIVVDTIRSLQLVLITLSQADSISIDTESSGYYTYFSKVCLIQISAKGKNYIIDPLKLQNLDGLGNLFEDKKILKIFHSAIDDIKALKKDFGFKFQNIADTGFSSRLLDHEQYSLTYLVDYYHKIKLSKKEQKSNWEKRPLEKSQLQYAALDTVYLETIWEKMKEELTKRNLYEEALSEFEKIACEEPGSEGNSISMDKFPEILEYSADERRFIYDTLVFRDDKSRKLNKAPFRVFNNEKVILLVKSRRDIAKLTEIVGKKDAESLFQIYANPSGPPIQKSELFKKPGENLTNEEGERFKRLRIWRETIMSIRRMSHQMMPSNKMIAELAQRNPKTLDELREMNLFSEWKVIHYGPSILAALENVPYESNIKGLIPINKKFE, encoded by the coding sequence ATGCAAATAAATTCCGATTACATAGTCGTAGATACAATTCGAAGCCTACAACTCGTTCTCATCACTCTGAGTCAGGCCGATTCCATCTCCATCGATACGGAGTCCTCCGGCTATTATACCTATTTCTCAAAGGTCTGTCTGATCCAAATTTCGGCTAAGGGAAAAAATTACATCATCGATCCTTTAAAATTACAAAATTTAGATGGTCTTGGAAACTTATTTGAAGATAAAAAAATTCTAAAAATATTCCATTCTGCCATTGATGATATCAAAGCGCTTAAAAAAGATTTCGGTTTTAAATTTCAGAACATCGCAGACACCGGATTCAGCTCCCGTCTTTTAGATCACGAACAATATTCTTTAACTTATCTTGTGGATTATTACCATAAGATCAAACTTTCTAAAAAGGAACAGAAGTCTAACTGGGAAAAGCGGCCTCTCGAAAAAAGCCAACTTCAATATGCCGCTTTGGATACGGTTTATTTGGAAACGATTTGGGAAAAGATGAAGGAAGAACTTACCAAGAGGAATCTTTACGAGGAAGCACTTTCCGAATTTGAAAAGATCGCATGCGAAGAACCGGGCTCTGAAGGAAATTCCATCTCCATGGACAAGTTCCCGGAGATTTTGGAATATAGCGCTGATGAAAGAAGATTTATCTATGATACTTTAGTCTTCAGGGACGATAAATCTAGAAAGTTGAATAAAGCCCCCTTTCGAGTATTCAACAACGAAAAGGTGATCCTTCTCGTAAAGTCGAGAAGAGATATAGCAAAGTTAACCGAAATTGTCGGTAAAAAAGATGCGGAAAGTTTGTTTCAGATTTATGCAAATCCAAGCGGGCCTCCGATTCAAAAATCTGAGCTTTTTAAAAAACCGGGTGAGAATTTGACGAACGAAGAAGGTGAACGTTTCAAACGTCTGAGAATTTGGAGAGAAACGATCATGTCTATCAGAAGAATGAGCCACCAGATGATGCCTTCAAACAAAATGATCGCGGAGTTAGCTCAAAGAAATCCGAAAACTCTAGACGAACTGAGAGAGATGAATCTTTTCTCAGAATGGAAAGTGATTCACTACGGTCCCTCTATTTTGGCCGCATTAGAAAATGTACCTTACGAATCGAATATCAAGGGACTTATTCCGATTAATAAAAAATTCGAATAA
- the purF gene encoding amidophosphoribosyltransferase produces the protein MSRIPDKSRVRRQAQDDKPKDECAIFGIFNSSEASNFTYLGLYSMQHRGQESSGIVSSDGEHLYRYAGMGLVASIFTEAKLKELQGTSAIGHNRYSTTGASFLRNAQPLRVESHLGAVSLAHNGNLVNSWEVRSQLEKEGSIFQTTIDSEVIVHLMARSGETDFLSALSFALKKVRGAYSLVILTKTQLIAVRDPNGFRPLVMGRREDGSIVFASETCAFDITDTKYERDVEPGEMIVVDKNGVNSYYPFPKATPSLCIFEYIYFARPDSSIFGESVYKVRKNLGRFLARELPVEADVVIPVPDSANIAALGYAEESGISYQSGLIRSHYIGRTFIEPDQKIRDFGAKIKYNVVRNVVEGKRVIVVDDSIMRGTTSRKIIKMIRGAGAKEIHLRVSAPPTISPCYYGIDIPTHNELIAATHTIEEIRKYLRVDSIAYLSVESMNRAVMDHKGGGFCNACFTAQYPVEFQSELGNQKSLFKEYQVEERAVY, from the coding sequence ATGAGTCGAATTCCCGATAAATCCAGAGTAAGAAGACAAGCCCAGGATGACAAACCAAAAGATGAATGTGCGATTTTTGGTATATTTAATTCATCGGAAGCCTCTAATTTCACATATTTAGGTCTTTACTCAATGCAACATCGGGGTCAGGAATCCAGCGGGATCGTTTCCTCGGACGGAGAACATCTTTATCGATACGCAGGTATGGGGCTGGTAGCCAGTATTTTTACGGAAGCCAAACTCAAGGAACTTCAGGGTACTTCTGCTATCGGGCATAATCGATATTCTACTACCGGAGCAAGTTTTTTAAGAAATGCTCAACCTCTTCGAGTTGAATCTCATCTCGGAGCCGTTTCTCTCGCTCACAACGGAAATTTGGTTAACTCCTGGGAAGTCAGAAGCCAGCTTGAGAAGGAAGGAAGTATCTTTCAGACTACGATTGATTCAGAAGTGATCGTTCACCTGATGGCCCGTTCCGGGGAAACGGACTTTCTTTCCGCACTTTCTTTTGCTCTCAAAAAGGTAAGAGGTGCATATTCTCTTGTGATTCTGACGAAAACCCAATTGATCGCAGTGAGAGATCCGAATGGGTTTCGTCCGTTGGTGATGGGTCGCCGAGAAGATGGGTCTATCGTTTTTGCTTCCGAAACCTGCGCTTTCGATATCACGGATACAAAGTATGAAAGAGACGTTGAGCCGGGTGAAATGATTGTAGTTGATAAAAACGGAGTCAATTCTTACTACCCGTTTCCGAAAGCGACTCCAAGTCTTTGTATTTTTGAATATATTTATTTTGCAAGACCCGATTCCAGTATCTTCGGAGAATCTGTTTATAAGGTTCGGAAGAATTTAGGAAGATTTTTAGCCCGAGAATTGCCGGTCGAAGCGGATGTTGTGATTCCGGTTCCGGATTCTGCGAACATTGCGGCCCTGGGTTATGCGGAAGAATCCGGAATTTCTTATCAGTCCGGTTTGATTCGTTCCCATTACATCGGTAGGACTTTTATCGAACCCGATCAGAAGATTCGGGATTTTGGAGCAAAGATCAAATACAACGTGGTTCGAAACGTAGTCGAAGGAAAAAGAGTTATCGTAGTGGACGATTCCATTATGAGGGGAACTACGAGCCGAAAGATTATCAAGATGATCCGAGGCGCGGGTGCTAAGGAAATCCATCTCAGAGTTTCCGCTCCCCCTACCATCTCACCTTGTTATTATGGAATCGATATTCCCACACACAACGAGCTAATCGCCGCGACCCACACGATCGAAGAAATTAGAAAGTATCTAAGGGTGGATAGCATCGCTTATCTTTCGGTTGAATCTATGAACCGTGCGGTAATGGATCATAAAGGCGGCGGATTTTGCAATGCATGTTTTACGGCTCAATATCCCGTGGAGTTTCAGAGCGAATTAGGAAATCAGAAAAGTCTTTTTAAAGAATACCAAGTGGAAGAAAGAGCCGTTTATTAA
- a CDS encoding LIC13259/LIC11441 family protein, with the protein MQKILILLISILTFLSSCKKNLPITESEKDILQQILVENESIHSFLMKEEGKIPDTSKLISRIKELISLNGGLKSSAEKMKNFLEDKDTKDIEKFFQAYSSFSESLADSLKLAGGAGVFNRFYCPMVNKTWVSHGTKIQNPYAPEMRDCGDLVR; encoded by the coding sequence ATGCAGAAAATTTTAATCCTACTAATCAGTATTCTTACCTTTTTATCCTCCTGTAAAAAAAACCTTCCCATAACGGAATCTGAAAAAGATATCTTACAGCAAATTCTCGTAGAAAACGAATCCATTCACAGTTTTTTAATGAAAGAGGAAGGTAAAATTCCTGACACGAGCAAATTGATTTCTCGTATAAAAGAACTCATTTCCTTAAACGGAGGACTTAAAAGTTCGGCCGAAAAGATGAAAAATTTTCTAGAAGATAAAGACACTAAAGACATTGAAAAGTTCTTTCAAGCCTATTCCTCCTTCTCTGAAAGCCTCGCAGATAGTCTAAAACTTGCAGGTGGAGCCGGAGTTTTTAATCGATTCTATTGCCCGATGGTAAATAAAACCTGGGTGAGCCATGGAACCAAAATTCAAAATCCATACGCTCCCGAAATGAGAGATTGCGGGGATTTAGTCCGGTAA
- a CDS encoding (2Fe-2S) ferredoxin domain-containing protein translates to MPNFYTKHVFVCENVRAEGERVSCGRSGSVQLLTSLKKKMKGLSIKGKVRIQRAGCLDRCELGPVQVSYPEGIWFSLKTEEDVDIFLKYYIQSEQMEKIEHLIIKENQ, encoded by the coding sequence ATGCCGAACTTTTATACCAAACACGTTTTTGTATGTGAGAATGTGAGAGCTGAAGGAGAGAGGGTTTCTTGTGGTCGTTCCGGTTCAGTTCAGTTATTGACTTCCCTCAAGAAGAAAATGAAGGGTCTTTCGATAAAAGGAAAAGTGAGAATTCAGAGAGCCGGTTGTCTGGATCGATGCGAACTGGGTCCCGTTCAGGTGAGTTATCCGGAAGGAATATGGTTTTCTTTGAAGACTGAAGAAGACGTAGATATATTCTTAAAATATTATATACAATCTGAACAAATGGAAAAAATAGAACATTTAATCATAAAGGAAAACCAATGA
- a CDS encoding zinc-binding dehydrogenase, with amino-acid sequence MNLPKTYKALELREYGENKNRLAIVDKAIRPLKKGEVLIRIHSAPINPSDLMFLRGLYGIKKKLPVVPGFEGSGNVVASGGGFYASYLKGKNVACTAGRGDGVYAEYMITDAFACLPIGKNLSLEQGACLYVNPITAIALVERAQNLGAKALVQTAAASALGKMIVGIAARKGIKVINIVRKSEQEETLKAVGAEYILNSETSNFERQLRILSKELNATVCLDAVAGELTSRVLSAMPYGSHAIIYGGLSEKEIPLHAGIMIFQDKKLEGFWLSSWAPQQTPYKIWKLSRQLKSLARKELKTDISARFPLEKAVEAVDYYSANMTKGKVLIQTLFTEGN; translated from the coding sequence ATGAATCTCCCGAAAACGTACAAAGCATTAGAACTCAGAGAATACGGCGAAAATAAGAACAGGTTAGCCATTGTTGACAAAGCGATTCGCCCGTTGAAAAAAGGAGAGGTATTGATTCGTATACATTCCGCTCCAATCAATCCTTCCGACTTAATGTTTTTGAGGGGGCTTTACGGAATTAAAAAAAAACTTCCGGTTGTTCCGGGCTTTGAAGGAAGTGGAAACGTTGTCGCTTCCGGCGGTGGTTTTTACGCCTCTTATTTAAAAGGAAAGAATGTAGCATGCACTGCCGGTAGAGGAGATGGAGTTTATGCGGAATATATGATTACGGATGCTTTCGCTTGTCTTCCGATCGGAAAAAATCTTTCATTAGAGCAGGGAGCCTGTCTTTATGTGAATCCGATTACGGCAATCGCATTAGTAGAACGAGCTCAAAACTTAGGAGCTAAAGCTTTGGTTCAAACAGCCGCCGCGAGCGCTTTAGGAAAGATGATCGTGGGGATTGCGGCTCGCAAAGGTATAAAGGTGATCAATATCGTTCGAAAGTCCGAGCAGGAGGAGACTTTGAAAGCGGTCGGTGCGGAATATATTTTGAATTCGGAAACTTCGAATTTCGAAAGGCAGCTCCGAATTCTTTCCAAAGAACTGAATGCCACAGTCTGTTTGGATGCAGTTGCGGGGGAATTGACGTCCAGAGTTTTGTCAGCGATGCCTTACGGAAGCCATGCGATTATCTATGGAGGGCTTTCGGAAAAAGAGATTCCATTACATGCAGGAATAATGATATTCCAGGATAAGAAATTAGAAGGATTTTGGCTTTCCAGTTGGGCTCCGCAACAAACTCCGTACAAAATCTGGAAACTTTCAAGACAGTTAAAATCCTTGGCTAGAAAAGAATTGAAAACCGATATCTCCGCAAGGTTTCCTTTGGAAAAAGCGGTCGAGGCGGTCGATTATTACTCTGCTAATATGACCAAAGGAAAGGTTTTGATTCAGACTTTATTTACGGAAGGCAATTGA
- a CDS encoding LEA type 2 family protein: MRNIYSRLRIGLILLCGISIFYSCSALRDNYKALQKCRFQVLSLETLKAELISFPPVPKIIFLAKVEVTNPNETEVTLHKFDLSFFILDDAEKESIFAKVQSEEKITVPVLQKKTVDLQVETLFEKKMDRNLLQIALGILQAGLSGKELNFSIRGSFEYETIFGSVQIPVNEKIPLKTRRSDLGI, encoded by the coding sequence TTGAGAAATATATATTCTAGACTTCGAATCGGATTGATTCTTTTATGCGGAATTTCGATTTTTTATTCCTGTTCTGCTTTGAGGGATAATTACAAGGCTCTTCAGAAATGCAGATTTCAAGTTTTGTCTTTAGAAACTTTAAAGGCGGAATTGATTTCTTTTCCACCGGTCCCGAAAATCATTTTTCTAGCAAAAGTTGAAGTCACAAATCCGAACGAAACCGAAGTAACTCTCCATAAGTTTGATCTTTCTTTTTTCATTCTGGATGATGCCGAAAAGGAATCTATATTTGCGAAAGTACAATCCGAAGAGAAAATAACCGTTCCCGTTCTACAAAAGAAAACGGTGGACCTTCAAGTGGAGACTCTTTTTGAAAAGAAAATGGATCGTAATCTTCTACAAATCGCTTTAGGGATTTTACAGGCGGGGTTGTCGGGAAAGGAACTCAATTTTTCGATTCGAGGAAGTTTCGAATATGAAACGATTTTCGGTTCTGTTCAGATTCCGGTGAACGAAAAGATTCCTTTAAAAACGAGGAGGAGCGATTTGGGAATTTGA
- a CDS encoding LIC13255 family lipoprotein, with amino-acid sequence MKHIVQKFRFTILVLSLFLSIGCYQKNTDEDFYTFEEANTKLISVYESKDVICNTNRRLTAFVPGRSRKKEIDLCVNAVLAVSCQSWASVSTDATPTTCKSIEFRY; translated from the coding sequence ATGAAACATATAGTACAAAAATTCCGATTCACAATTCTCGTTTTATCTTTGTTTCTGAGTATTGGATGCTATCAGAAAAATACGGATGAAGATTTTTATACGTTTGAAGAAGCGAATACGAAATTAATCTCTGTGTACGAATCGAAAGACGTAATTTGTAATACAAATCGTAGACTCACCGCGTTTGTTCCGGGGCGTTCTCGAAAAAAAGAAATCGATCTTTGTGTGAATGCGGTCCTTGCGGTAAGTTGTCAGTCTTGGGCGTCCGTTTCCACAGATGCCACTCCGACGACTTGTAAGTCGATTGAGTTTCGATATTGA